GAAGGCTTATCCCAGTATTGGCAGTTTTTTAGTGACCTTGAGCATGATCTTTTGAATATATACGGAACTGATTCATCCTTCATGCTTGAAGCCGTGAACCACTATAAGCGGCTTGATGGAAAGGAAGTTTCTCTAAGGGCAGTTGCGCTCACGGATAAGAACGAAACGGGGAAAGTCATATCTGTCAGGCTATTCACAGATACTAGCCTGCTATATGATTAAGAT
The DNA window shown above is from Acaryochloris sp. CCMEE 5410 and carries:
- a CDS encoding nuclear transport factor 2 family protein, yielding MKTNNLRINQLSSEGYEWYLSYLNVLDAMDIEKFATFLDENCVLIMNNATPIEGKKAVLEGLSQYWQFFSDLEHDLLNIYGTDSSFMLEAVNHYKRLDGKEVSLRAVALTDKNETGKVISVRLFTDTSLLYD